A genomic region of [Eubacterium] eligens ATCC 27750 contains the following coding sequences:
- a CDS encoding ammonium transporter: MVMQEILSAVDAELFGVWFLIGAALVFWMQAGFAMVETGFTRAKNSGNIIMKNLMDFCIGTVMFVLIGFSFLLGEDLLGFIGKPGFDIFTAYKDFDFSSFVFNLVFCATTATIVSGAMAERTKFLSYCVYSAVISALIYPIEAHWIWGGGWLAQLGFHDFAGSCCIHMVGGISALIGAKILGPRIGKFEKDANGKVIKVNAFPGHNIPLGALGVFILWFGWYGFNGAAATTIEDLGSIFLTTTVAPAVATVTCMIFTWIRYGKPDVSMCLNASLAGLVGITAPCDVTDAFGATMIGIVSGLLVVFGVWLLDYKLHVDDPVGAVAVHMMNGIWGTIAVGLFATSSAPGYAIALEGGSIKGEGLFYGGGFTQLGLQLLGFVSVAAWAVVCMVIVFTVIKATIGLRASKEEEIRGLDIMEHGLSSAYAGFEFGGMDFVDGDVDVIGSESMEASVPALVKTSDAGDGKKITKVEILMKQERFERFKKAMNDIGVTGMTVTQVLGCGTQKGAPEYYRGVPMDIQLLPKTQVEMVISSVPVMDVINATRKALYTGHIGDGKIFVYDVEDVVKVRTGESGYDALQGEDD, encoded by the coding sequence ATGGTTATGCAAGAGATTTTATCAGCGGTAGATGCCGAATTATTCGGTGTGTGGTTCCTTATAGGTGCAGCTCTTGTTTTCTGGATGCAGGCAGGCTTTGCAATGGTAGAAACAGGATTCACAAGAGCAAAGAATTCAGGTAACATTATTATGAAGAATCTGATGGACTTCTGTATTGGTACAGTAATGTTCGTTCTTATTGGATTCAGTTTCTTATTAGGTGAGGATTTACTTGGTTTTATTGGAAAGCCTGGTTTTGATATCTTCACAGCTTACAAAGATTTTGATTTTTCTAGTTTCGTATTTAACTTAGTATTCTGTGCTACAACAGCTACTATTGTTTCAGGTGCCATGGCTGAGAGAACAAAGTTCTTATCATATTGTGTATACTCAGCAGTTATCTCAGCACTTATCTATCCAATAGAAGCTCACTGGATCTGGGGCGGGGGCTGGCTTGCACAGTTAGGCTTCCATGATTTTGCAGGTTCTTGTTGTATTCACATGGTTGGTGGTATTTCAGCTCTTATTGGTGCTAAGATTCTTGGACCTCGTATTGGTAAGTTTGAAAAGGATGCTAATGGTAAGGTTATAAAGGTAAATGCTTTCCCAGGACACAATATTCCACTTGGTGCACTTGGTGTATTTATTCTGTGGTTTGGCTGGTATGGATTTAACGGTGCAGCAGCAACAACAATTGAAGATTTAGGCTCTATTTTCCTTACAACAACAGTTGCTCCTGCAGTAGCTACAGTAACATGTATGATATTCACATGGATAAGATATGGTAAGCCTGATGTTTCAATGTGTTTAAATGCTTCACTTGCAGGTCTTGTTGGTATAACAGCTCCTTGTGATGTAACAGATGCATTTGGTGCAACAATGATAGGTATTGTTTCTGGTCTTTTAGTAGTATTCGGCGTATGGCTTCTTGACTACAAGCTTCATGTTGATGATCCTGTAGGTGCTGTAGCAGTACATATGATGAATGGTATCTGGGGTACAATTGCTGTTGGCCTTTTTGCAACAAGCTCAGCTCCGGGATATGCAATTGCTTTAGAAGGTGGTTCAATTAAGGGCGAAGGTCTTTTCTATGGCGGTGGATTCACACAGCTTGGACTTCAGTTATTAGGATTTGTATCAGTTGCAGCATGGGCAGTTGTATGCATGGTGATTGTGTTCACAGTAATTAAGGCTACAATCGGACTCAGAGCTTCTAAGGAAGAAGAAATCAGAGGCCTTGATATTATGGAGCATGGCCTTTCAAGTGCTTATGCAGGATTTGAATTCGGTGGTATGGACTTTGTTGACGGTGATGTTGATGTAATCGGTTCAGAATCAATGGAAGCTTCTGTACCTGCTCTTGTTAAGACATCTGATGCAGGTGATGGCAAGAAGATTACCAAAGTTGAGATTCTTATGAAGCAGGAGAGATTCGAGAGATTCAAGAAGGCCATGAACGATATCGGAGTTACAGGTATGACAGTTACACAGGTTCTTGGATGTGGTACACAGAAGGGTGCTCCTGAATATTACAGAGGTGTTCCAATGGATATCCAGCTTCTTCCTAAGACACAGGTTGAGATGGTAATATCTTCAGTTCCTGTAATGGATGTTATCAATGCTACAAGAAAGGCTCTCTATACAGGTCATATCGGTGATGGTAAGATTTTTGTATATGATGTTGAGGATGTAGTAAAGGTAAGAACCGGAGAATCAGGTTATGATGCACTTCAGGGTGAAGACGATTAA
- the nifJ gene encoding pyruvate:ferredoxin (flavodoxin) oxidoreductase: MARQKQSMDGNTAAAHVAYAYTEVAGIYPITPSSPMADVVDTWSAQGLKNIFGNTVKVVEMESEAGAAGTVHGSLATGALTTTFTASQGLLLMIPNMYKIAGEQLPCVFDVSARTVSTHALNIFGDHSDVYACRQTGFAMLCETNPQEVMDLSPVAHCAALEGKTPFINFFDGFRTSHEIQKIEKWDYEDLKDMCPMDAVDEFRAHALNPNHPAARGSHENGDIFFQHREACNSLYDELPNVVEKYMGKVNEKLGTDYDLFNYYGAPDADRVIVAMGSINDVAEEVIDYLTAKGEKVGLVKVRLYRPWSSKHLLKVIPKTVKKMAVLDRTKEPGSLGEPLYLDVATTLREAGLNDIVLVGGRYGLGSKDTPPSSVFAIYKELEKDEPKSRFTIGIVDDVTNLSLPEVKPAPITSAPGTVECKFWGLGGDGTVGANKNSTKIIGDHTDKYIQAYFQYDSKKTGGVTISHLRFGDNPIKSPYYINQADFVACHNPSYVIKGYKMVQDVKPGGIFMINCQWSDEELNQHMPAEAKQYIAKNNIQLYTINAIDKAIEIGMGKRTNTILQSAFFKLANVMPIDKAVDYMKQAAKKSYSKKGDAVVEMNYKAIDAGVDAVHKVEVPADWATATDDKKAADRTGRPATVKMVNELLDPIGLMDGDSLPVSAFKDIADGQFETGASAYEKRGTAVMVPEWDPTACVQCNSCAFVCSHATIRPFILSTDEVNAAPSNIKLADSKHAIDKTMKYTMSVSPLDCMGCGECVTVCPKAGEAIKMVPQESQADEQPVFNYLVENVGKKEITPALVNGPIGSQYNQPLLEFSGSCAGCAETSYARLITQLFGEQMYISNATGCSSIWGNPAATSPYTVNKDSKKGPAWSNSLFEDNAEHGFGMYLGQKTLRDQLIAQVEEMAASDKASDDFKAAAAKYLETKNDTKANTPAADALIAELEKAAKDGCPVAPQILAKKNFLAKKSVWIFGGDGWAYDIGFGGLDHVLASGENVNVFVFDTEMYSNTGGQASKASNIGEVCQFAAAGKEIGKKSLSEIAMTYGYVYVAQIALGANPAQAVKVIQEAESYNGPSLIIGYAPCELHGIAKGGMNHCQDEMKKAVKAGYWNLFSFNPALKAEGKNPFTLTSKEGDGTYQDFLNNEARYTRLVKPFPERAERLFAKSEEVAKERYDHLTKLVELYK, from the coding sequence ATGGCAAGACAGAAACAGTCAATGGATGGTAATACAGCCGCAGCTCATGTAGCTTATGCTTACACAGAAGTAGCTGGTATCTATCCTATCACACCTTCAAGTCCAATGGCTGATGTAGTTGATACATGGTCAGCTCAGGGACTGAAGAACATTTTTGGTAACACTGTTAAGGTAGTAGAGATGGAGTCAGAGGCAGGTGCTGCAGGTACAGTACATGGTTCTTTAGCAACTGGTGCTTTAACTACAACATTTACAGCTTCACAGGGTCTTCTTCTTATGATTCCTAACATGTACAAGATTGCTGGAGAGCAGCTTCCATGCGTATTTGATGTATCAGCTCGTACAGTATCTACACATGCTCTTAATATCTTTGGTGATCACTCAGATGTTTACGCCTGTCGTCAGACTGGTTTCGCTATGCTTTGCGAGACTAACCCACAGGAAGTTATGGATTTAAGCCCAGTTGCACATTGTGCAGCACTTGAAGGCAAGACTCCTTTCATTAACTTCTTCGATGGATTCCGTACATCACATGAGATTCAGAAGATTGAGAAGTGGGATTATGAAGATCTTAAGGATATGTGCCCAATGGATGCAGTTGATGAATTCAGAGCACATGCACTTAATCCTAACCACCCAGCAGCCCGTGGTTCACATGAGAATGGAGATATCTTCTTCCAGCATCGTGAAGCATGTAACTCATTATATGATGAGCTTCCGAATGTTGTTGAGAAGTACATGGGTAAGGTTAATGAGAAGCTTGGTACAGACTATGATCTCTTTAACTACTACGGAGCTCCAGATGCAGACAGAGTAATCGTTGCTATGGGTTCTATCAATGATGTAGCAGAAGAAGTTATTGATTATTTAACAGCTAAGGGTGAGAAAGTCGGACTTGTTAAAGTAAGACTTTACCGTCCATGGTCATCTAAGCATCTTCTTAAGGTTATTCCTAAGACAGTTAAGAAGATGGCAGTACTTGACAGAACTAAGGAGCCAGGTTCTCTTGGTGAGCCACTTTACCTTGATGTTGCAACTACTCTTCGTGAGGCAGGACTTAACGACATTGTATTAGTAGGCGGCAGATATGGTCTTGGTTCTAAGGATACACCACCTTCATCAGTATTTGCTATTTATAAGGAACTTGAGAAGGACGAGCCTAAGAGCAGATTTACAATCGGTATTGTTGATGATGTAACTAACTTAAGCTTACCAGAAGTTAAGCCAGCTCCAATTACATCAGCTCCTGGTACAGTTGAATGTAAGTTCTGGGGTCTTGGTGGAGATGGTACAGTTGGTGCTAACAAGAATTCTACTAAGATTATTGGTGACCACACAGATAAGTACATTCAGGCATACTTCCAGTATGATTCTAAGAAGACAGGTGGTGTCACAATTTCTCATTTAAGATTTGGTGATAACCCAATTAAGAGTCCATACTATATCAATCAGGCAGACTTCGTAGCATGCCATAACCCATCATATGTTATTAAGGGTTATAAGATGGTTCAGGATGTTAAGCCAGGCGGAATCTTTATGATTAACTGCCAGTGGTCTGATGAAGAACTCAACCAGCATATGCCAGCAGAAGCTAAGCAGTATATCGCTAAGAACAATATCCAGCTTTATACTATCAATGCTATTGATAAGGCTATTGAAATTGGTATGGGTAAGAGAACTAACACAATCCTTCAGTCAGCTTTCTTCAAGCTCGCTAATGTAATGCCTATCGATAAGGCTGTTGATTACATGAAGCAGGCAGCTAAGAAGTCTTACTCTAAGAAGGGTGATGCAGTAGTAGAGATGAACTATAAGGCTATTGATGCCGGTGTTGATGCTGTACATAAGGTAGAAGTTCCAGCAGACTGGGCTACAGCTACTGATGATAAGAAGGCAGCAGACAGAACAGGTCGTCCAGCTACAGTTAAGATGGTTAACGAACTCCTTGATCCTATCGGATTAATGGATGGTGACAGCCTTCCAGTATCTGCATTCAAGGATATCGCTGATGGTCAGTTTGAAACAGGTGCTTCTGCATATGAGAAGAGAGGAACAGCAGTTATGGTTCCAGAGTGGGATCCTACAGCCTGTGTTCAGTGTAACAGCTGTGCATTTGTATGTTCACATGCTACAATTCGTCCATTTATCCTTTCAACAGATGAGGTAAATGCAGCACCTTCTAATATTAAGCTTGCAGATTCTAAGCATGCAATTGATAAGACAATGAAGTACACAATGTCAGTATCTCCATTAGATTGTATGGGATGTGGCGAGTGTGTTACTGTCTGCCCTAAGGCTGGAGAAGCTATTAAGATGGTTCCACAGGAATCTCAGGCAGACGAGCAGCCAGTATTCAACTACTTAGTAGAGAATGTTGGTAAGAAGGAGATTACTCCTGCATTAGTTAATGGTCCTATCGGATCACAGTACAACCAGCCACTTCTTGAATTCTCAGGATCATGTGCAGGTTGTGCAGAGACATCTTATGCAAGATTAATTACACAGTTATTCGGTGAGCAGATGTATATTTCTAACGCAACAGGTTGTTCTTCAATCTGGGGAAATCCAGCAGCTACATCACCTTATACAGTTAATAAGGATTCTAAGAAGGGACCAGCTTGGTCTAACTCACTTTTCGAGGATAATGCAGAGCATGGTTTCGGTATGTACTTAGGACAGAAGACTTTAAGAGATCAGCTTATTGCCCAGGTTGAGGAAATGGCTGCATCTGATAAGGCATCTGATGACTTCAAGGCAGCAGCAGCTAAGTACTTAGAGACAAAGAATGATACAAAGGCTAACACACCAGCAGCTGATGCTCTTATTGCAGAGTTAGAGAAGGCAGCTAAAGATGGTTGTCCAGTAGCTCCACAGATTTTAGCTAAGAAGAATTTCCTTGCTAAGAAGTCTGTATGGATCTTCGGTGGTGATGGATGGGCTTATGATATCGGTTTCGGTGGTCTTGATCATGTACTTGCTTCTGGTGAGAATGTTAATGTATTCGTATTCGATACAGAGATGTACTCTAATACAGGTGGACAGGCTTCTAAGGCTTCTAACATCGGTGAGGTTTGCCAGTTCGCTGCAGCAGGTAAGGAAATCGGAAAGAAGAGCCTTTCAGAAATTGCTATGACATACGGTTATGTATATGTAGCACAGATTGCTCTTGGTGCTAACCCGGCTCAGGCTGTTAAGGTTATTCAGGAAGCAGAAAGCTACAATGGACCATCACTTATCATTGGTTATGCTCCTTGTGAACTTCACGGTATTGCTAAGGGTGGTATGAACCACTGCCAGGATGAGATGAAGAAGGCTGTTAAGGCTGGTTACTGGAACCTCTTCTCATTCAACCCAGCACTTAAGGCTGAAGGAAAGAATCCATTCACACTTACATCTAAGGAAGGTGATGGAACATATCAGGATTTCCTTAATAACGAGGCTCGTTACACAAGACTTGTTAAGCCATTCCCAGAAAGAGCAGAGAGACTCTTTGCTAAGTCTGAGGAAGTTGCTAAGGAAAGATATGATCACCTTACAAAGCTTGTTGAACTTTACAAGTAA
- a CDS encoding helix-turn-helix domain-containing protein, whose translation MKHMIQPFGIDMHKNVLTDTKAVKHMHFYEADKTNTILNISFIPSSTTEWIICYNDNNDISEFICIGCQNIFTTLSLKEFDHYFGIRFDNTGCYFNKGCDIKTYPVNITDNIFRYEPASQSYEMQLIKDFHNSSSFKDRIRLFKAFVTDCKTFCPVSENIEKLNRLIYSGAGTVAELSAESEYSVRHISRLYNEVYGIGAKDFIKMYRFQNVLAAIIADPDRDNSFFIEGAGYSDQAHFQREFRTFMGMTPKQYIKLIKNF comes from the coding sequence ATGAAACATATGATACAGCCATTTGGAATTGACATGCATAAAAATGTTCTTACAGACACAAAAGCAGTTAAGCATATGCATTTTTACGAAGCAGATAAAACTAATACCATCCTTAACATCTCATTTATTCCATCATCCACTACAGAATGGATAATATGTTACAACGATAATAATGACATATCTGAATTCATATGTATCGGATGCCAGAACATATTTACAACACTGTCTCTTAAAGAATTTGACCATTATTTCGGGATAAGATTCGACAACACTGGCTGCTACTTTAATAAAGGCTGTGATATTAAGACTTATCCCGTCAACATTACAGATAATATATTCCGTTATGAGCCAGCCTCTCAATCGTATGAAATGCAGCTAATAAAGGATTTTCACAATTCTTCCTCCTTTAAAGACAGAATTAGACTTTTTAAAGCATTTGTTACAGATTGCAAGACCTTCTGCCCTGTTTCTGAAAATATTGAGAAACTTAACAGGCTTATATATTCAGGTGCCGGCACAGTTGCAGAATTATCAGCAGAATCAGAATATTCTGTAAGACATATATCAAGGCTTTACAACGAAGTCTATGGTATTGGTGCGAAGGATTTTATCAAAATGTACAGATTCCAGAATGTCCTTGCAGCCATAATTGCTGACCCTGACCGTGATAACAGCTTCTTTATCGAAGGTGCTGGTTATTCAGACCAGGCACATTTCCAGAGAGAATTCAGGACATTTATGGGAATGACTCCTAAGCAGTACATAAAACTCATTAAGAATTTCTGA